In Streptomyces sp. DG2A-72, one genomic interval encodes:
- the eno gene encoding phosphopyruvate hydratase encodes MLVPSIDVVVAREILDSRGNPTVEVEVGLDDGSTGRAAVPSGASTGAFEAIELRDGDPNRYQGKGVEKAVLAVIEQIGPELVGYDATEQRLIDQAMFDLDATDNKGSLGANAILGVSLAVAHAASEASDLPLFRYLGGPNAHLLPVPMMNILNGGSHADSNVDIQEFMIAPIGAETFSEALRWGAEVYHTLKKVLKTKGLSTGLGDEGGFAPNLESNRAALDLIIEAIKQAGYVPGEQIALALDVAASEFYKDGSYEFEGKSRSAAEMTEYYEELVSAYPLVSIEDPLYEDDWAGWNAITEKLGDKVQIVGDDLFVTNPERLARGIEEGSANALLVKVNQIGSLTETLDAVEMAQRNGFKCMMSHRSGETEDVTIADLAVAVNCGQIKTGAPARSDRVAKYNQLLRIEEILDDAAVYAGRSAFPRFKD; translated from the coding sequence ATGCTCGTGCCGTCCATCGACGTCGTCGTAGCCCGGGAAATCCTGGACTCCCGAGGCAACCCCACGGTCGAGGTCGAGGTCGGCCTCGACGACGGCAGCACGGGTCGTGCCGCCGTTCCCTCCGGTGCGTCCACCGGCGCCTTCGAGGCCATCGAGCTGCGTGACGGCGACCCCAACCGCTACCAGGGCAAGGGTGTCGAGAAGGCCGTCCTCGCCGTCATCGAGCAGATCGGCCCGGAGCTGGTCGGCTACGACGCCACCGAGCAGCGCCTGATCGACCAGGCGATGTTCGACCTGGACGCCACCGACAACAAGGGCTCGCTCGGCGCCAACGCCATCCTCGGCGTCTCCCTCGCCGTCGCCCACGCCGCCTCCGAGGCCAGCGACCTCCCGCTCTTCCGCTACCTGGGCGGCCCGAACGCGCACCTGCTGCCGGTGCCGATGATGAACATCCTGAACGGCGGCTCGCACGCCGACTCCAACGTGGACATCCAGGAGTTCATGATCGCCCCGATCGGCGCGGAGACCTTCTCCGAGGCCCTGCGCTGGGGCGCCGAGGTCTACCACACCCTCAAGAAGGTGCTGAAGACCAAGGGCCTGTCCACCGGCCTCGGCGACGAGGGCGGCTTCGCCCCGAACCTGGAGTCCAACCGCGCCGCGCTCGACCTCATCATCGAGGCCATCAAGCAGGCCGGTTACGTCCCCGGCGAGCAGATCGCGCTCGCGCTCGACGTCGCCGCGTCCGAGTTCTACAAGGACGGCAGCTACGAGTTCGAGGGCAAGTCCCGCTCGGCCGCCGAGATGACCGAGTACTACGAGGAGCTCGTCTCCGCGTACCCGCTCGTCTCCATCGAGGACCCGCTGTACGAGGACGACTGGGCCGGCTGGAACGCCATCACCGAGAAGCTGGGCGACAAGGTCCAGATCGTCGGCGACGACCTCTTCGTCACCAACCCGGAGCGCCTGGCCCGCGGCATCGAGGAGGGCTCCGCGAACGCCCTGCTGGTCAAGGTCAACCAGATCGGCTCGCTGACCGAGACCCTGGATGCCGTCGAGATGGCCCAGCGCAACGGCTTCAAGTGCATGATGTCCCACCGCTCCGGCGAGACCGAGGACGTCACCATCGCCGACCTGGCCGTCGCCGTGAACTGCGGTCAGATCAAGACCGGCGCCCCGGCCCGCTCGGACCGCGTCGCCAAGTACAACCAGCTGCTGCGCATCGAGGAGATCCTCGACGACGCGGCGGTTTACGCCGGTCGTAGCGCCTTCCCCCGCTTCAAGGACTGA
- a CDS encoding transglycosylase family protein — protein sequence MLFSGKGKHRRPSKATRAIAIAGVTGAAVAAPLMVAGNASAATASEWDTVAQCESGGNWSINTGNGYYGGLQFSASTWAAYGGTQYAATADQASKAQQIEIAEKVLAGQGKGAWPNCGTGLSGASYNGSSSSGSSQNQSNETTTRSSEQQSASRSAERPAPEQSTKKTVTTPTGKKVKKGDGEYKVVKGDTLSTIAEEHGVKGGWHKVFQLNKDIVADADLIYPGQQLHLK from the coding sequence ATGCTGTTTTCCGGCAAGGGCAAGCACCGCCGCCCGTCCAAGGCCACTCGCGCCATCGCCATCGCCGGTGTCACCGGTGCCGCCGTCGCCGCCCCGCTGATGGTGGCCGGCAACGCCTCCGCCGCCACCGCCTCCGAGTGGGACACCGTCGCCCAGTGCGAGTCCGGCGGCAACTGGTCCATCAACACCGGCAACGGCTACTACGGCGGTCTGCAGTTCTCCGCCTCCACCTGGGCGGCGTACGGCGGCACGCAGTACGCCGCCACCGCCGACCAGGCCTCCAAGGCCCAGCAGATCGAGATAGCCGAGAAGGTCCTCGCGGGCCAGGGCAAGGGTGCCTGGCCGAACTGCGGCACCGGCCTGTCGGGCGCCTCGTACAACGGCTCCTCGTCGAGCGGTTCCTCGCAGAACCAGAGCAACGAGACCACCACGCGCTCCAGCGAGCAGCAGTCGGCCTCCCGCTCCGCCGAGCGCCCCGCGCCTGAGCAGAGCACCAAGAAGACCGTCACCACCCCGACCGGCAAGAAGGTCAAGAAGGGTGACGGCGAGTACAAGGTCGTCAAGGGCGACACCCTCAGCACCATCGCCGAGGAGCACGGCGTCAAGGGCGGCTGGCACAAGGTGTTCCAGCTGAACAAGGACATCGTCGCGGACGCCGACCTCATCTACCCGGGTCAGCAGCTGCACCTGAAGTGA
- a CDS encoding transglycosylase family protein: MLSGNGRHRRPRQAPALLVAAGVTGSAIAIPLLGASGASAADGSTWDKVAECESGGAWSANSGNGFFGGLQLAQEDWEQYGGLDYAPSADQASRSQQIAVAEKILADQGAGAWPACGLLHGLGEDSRSANVDTGLAGEASAEPSTSPDTSSDSSGLSDSPESSSSSESSTSPSPSSSSPSPSSPSPSDEPSDEPSDAADNSAKSDTSAESSPSASRDSASSSTGSTEGDDTDKSVQSGGSSYLTDTGTGTGKHRGASADEAESEGRADTSGRHASYSVRTGDTLTTIADSLELNGGWRALYAENKGTIGADPDLIIPGQTLGVGVETGENQR, from the coding sequence ATGCTCTCCGGGAACGGTCGTCACCGTCGCCCCCGTCAGGCCCCGGCCCTGCTCGTCGCGGCCGGAGTGACCGGCTCCGCCATCGCCATCCCCCTCCTCGGTGCGAGCGGCGCGAGCGCGGCCGACGGCAGCACCTGGGACAAGGTCGCGGAGTGCGAGAGCGGCGGCGCCTGGAGCGCCAACAGCGGCAACGGGTTCTTCGGCGGCCTGCAGTTGGCCCAGGAGGACTGGGAGCAGTACGGCGGCCTCGACTACGCCCCGAGCGCCGACCAGGCCAGCCGTTCCCAGCAGATAGCCGTCGCCGAGAAGATCCTCGCGGACCAGGGCGCCGGCGCGTGGCCCGCATGCGGACTGCTCCACGGTCTGGGTGAGGACTCCCGCTCGGCGAACGTCGACACGGGCCTGGCGGGCGAGGCATCGGCCGAACCGTCCACCTCGCCCGACACTTCCTCCGACTCATCCGGTTTGTCCGACTCGCCTGAGTCATCCTCATCTTCGGAGTCGTCCACCTCGCCCTCCCCTTCCTCGTCCTCCCCTTCGCCGTCCTCTCCGTCTCCGTCTGACGAGCCGTCGGATGAGCCGTCGGATGCGGCGGACAACTCGGCCAAGTCAGACACATCCGCCGAATCTAGCCCGAGTGCCTCACGGGATTCCGCCAGCTCCTCCACGGGTTCGACCGAGGGTGATGATACGGACAAGTCCGTCCAGAGCGGCGGCTCTTCGTACCTTACGGACACCGGCACCGGGACCGGCAAGCATCGGGGCGCCAGCGCGGACGAGGCCGAGAGTGAGGGACGTGCCGACACCTCCGGCCGTCACGCCTCCTACAGCGTCCGCACCGGGGACACTCTCACCACCATCGCCGACTCCCTTGAGCTGAACGGCGGATGGCGCGCGCTCTACGCCGAGAACAAGGGAACCATCGGTGCCGACCCGGACCTCATCATCCCCGGTCAGACCCTCGGAGTCGGTGTCGAAACGGGCGAAAACCAACGGTAG
- a CDS encoding transposase: MLGNSHSSHAPAGYYPLTGRIVGSCGRRYVGNYRKTNDTRYYRCGGSNNGKGKKTGCSDPHLTADDIEAAVWREVLTLLAEPEKLASLSGCSPQVCPGDIHKQRERVAHFENSLKDKEEAAARAAADLARVPDLDQAVKDAVMRQLAEDVRSARELLARGREVLAEQEEAALRAGDLSGLMLIVKGKPRDLALSEVGQVIDRLDITVKPLGEVRKRSGLKCRVTEWHARTGALVPSEVLESEWPAVEELMATYFRHRQFARGSVDIRTQVNGVLHRLRSGCLWDQLPERYGPWALAKDRENTWFTKGFWPVLVNHLNLRGGGTPVQREPLVPPFEITGRISSKAAKGDRTSSL; this comes from the coding sequence ATGCTGGGGAACAGCCACTCCTCGCATGCGCCTGCCGGGTACTACCCGCTGACCGGCCGGATCGTCGGCTCATGCGGACGCCGTTACGTCGGCAACTACCGCAAAACCAACGACACTCGCTACTACCGGTGCGGCGGCAGTAACAACGGCAAAGGGAAGAAGACGGGTTGCTCGGACCCTCACCTGACCGCCGACGATATCGAGGCCGCGGTGTGGAGAGAGGTTCTGACGCTGCTGGCCGAGCCGGAGAAGCTTGCGTCACTGTCGGGGTGCAGCCCGCAGGTCTGTCCCGGGGACATCCACAAGCAGAGGGAGCGTGTTGCCCACTTCGAGAATTCGCTCAAGGACAAGGAGGAGGCCGCTGCACGTGCCGCAGCCGATCTGGCCCGTGTCCCCGACCTTGACCAGGCAGTGAAGGACGCGGTCATGCGGCAGCTCGCTGAGGATGTACGGAGCGCAAGGGAACTGCTTGCCAGGGGCAGGGAGGTGCTCGCGGAACAGGAGGAGGCAGCGCTGCGTGCCGGGGACCTCTCGGGTCTCATGCTGATTGTGAAGGGGAAGCCACGGGACTTGGCTCTCTCCGAGGTGGGGCAGGTGATCGACCGTCTGGACATTACGGTGAAGCCGCTCGGAGAGGTTCGGAAGCGTTCCGGGCTCAAGTGCAGGGTGACCGAATGGCACGCGCGGACTGGGGCCCTGGTTCCCAGTGAAGTACTGGAGTCGGAGTGGCCGGCTGTCGAGGAGCTGATGGCAACCTACTTCCGGCATCGTCAGTTTGCGCGCGGCTCCGTGGACATCCGGACTCAAGTGAACGGGGTCCTCCATCGGTTGCGCAGCGGCTGCCTTTGGGACCAGCTTCCCGAGCGGTACGGGCCGTGGGCGCTCGCCAAGGACAGGGAGAACACATGGTTCACAAAAGGATTTTGGCCTGTCCTCGTGAACCATCTGAACCTCCGTGGTGGGGGCACACCGGTCCAGCGTGAGCCGCTTGTCCCGCCGTTTGAGATCACGGGGCGCATCTCTTCGAAAGCAGCCAAAGGCGACAGAACCTCAAGTCTGTGA
- a CDS encoding cytochrome P450, with protein sequence MNAPYTVPELFTWEFAVDPYPAYAWLREHSPVHRTELPSGVEAWLVTRYADARQALADGRLSKNPDHHAEDAHGKSKTGIPGERSANLMTHLLNIDPPDHTRLRRFVSKAFTPRRVAEFAPRVQELTDGLIDRFAPRGEADLIHDFAFPLPIYAICDLLGVPHDDQDELRDWAGMMIRHGGGPRGGVARSVKKIRGYLAELIRRKRNDLGDDLISGLIRASDHGEHLTENEAAAMCFVLLLAGFETTINLIGNGVYALLRNPEQRTRLQESIKRGEQELLDTGIEELLRYDGPVELATWRFATESLAIGGQHIAAGDPVLVVLAAADRDPARFAEPDTLDLSRSDNPHLGYGHGIHYCLGAPLARLEGRTALETLLRRLPDLRLAADPADLRWRGGLIMRGLRDLPVQFTAV encoded by the coding sequence GTGAACGCCCCTTACACCGTCCCCGAACTCTTCACCTGGGAGTTCGCCGTCGACCCCTACCCGGCCTATGCCTGGCTGCGTGAGCACTCCCCCGTCCATCGGACCGAACTGCCCAGCGGGGTCGAGGCATGGCTGGTGACCCGCTATGCCGACGCGCGCCAAGCTCTCGCGGACGGGCGGCTGTCGAAGAACCCCGACCACCATGCCGAGGACGCACACGGGAAGAGCAAGACCGGTATCCCTGGCGAGCGCAGCGCCAATCTCATGACACACCTGCTCAACATCGACCCGCCGGACCACACACGGCTGCGGCGTTTTGTCTCCAAGGCGTTCACCCCCCGCCGTGTAGCGGAATTCGCGCCCCGCGTACAGGAGTTGACGGACGGCCTCATCGACCGGTTCGCGCCACGGGGCGAGGCCGACCTCATCCACGACTTCGCCTTCCCCCTCCCCATCTACGCCATCTGCGACCTCCTCGGCGTCCCGCACGACGACCAGGACGAATTGCGCGACTGGGCGGGGATGATGATCCGGCATGGAGGAGGCCCACGCGGTGGCGTCGCCCGCTCCGTCAAGAAGATTCGTGGCTACCTCGCCGAACTCATCCGCCGTAAGCGCAACGACCTGGGCGACGACCTGATCTCAGGCCTCATCCGCGCCTCCGACCACGGCGAGCACCTCACCGAGAATGAGGCTGCCGCGATGTGCTTCGTGCTGCTCCTCGCAGGCTTCGAGACCACCATCAACTTGATCGGCAACGGCGTGTACGCGCTTCTGCGCAATCCTGAGCAGCGGACCCGGCTTCAGGAGTCGATCAAGCGGGGTGAGCAAGAGCTGCTCGACACCGGCATCGAAGAGCTACTCCGCTACGACGGCCCCGTGGAGCTGGCCACCTGGCGCTTCGCGACCGAATCTCTCGCCATCGGAGGCCAGCACATTGCCGCCGGTGACCCAGTGCTGGTCGTACTTGCCGCCGCAGACCGCGACCCTGCGCGTTTCGCCGAGCCCGACACACTCGATCTCTCCCGCTCGGACAACCCTCACCTCGGTTACGGCCACGGCATCCACTACTGCCTCGGCGCACCCCTGGCCCGCCTCGAAGGTCGTACCGCTCTTGAGACACTATTGCGCCGCCTGCCCGATCTCCGGCTTGCCGCCGACCCCGCCGACCTGCGCTGGCGGGGTGGGCTGATCATGCGTGGCCTACGCGATCTCCCCGTACAGTTCACCGCAGTCTGA
- a CDS encoding nucleoside triphosphate pyrophosphohydrolase — protein sequence MNATSAEQAPGRIILLTTSHRVAPGLLSWSAWQTLHGADRVLCADGAHPQLPYLGEAGISVDEASPTAEELVDICAGGRTVVVVATGEGEPALTDGLARLAGSGRFHMPDLELLPASYDLPGARLLDLVQVMDRIRAECPWSSQQTHKGLAKYAIEEAYELVEAIEDGDADELREELGDVLLQVVFHARIAEEDTDSPYSIDDVAGGIVTKLIHRHPHVFGDETATTPEEVKEHWLRTKAAEKRRKSVTDGVPLGQPGLALAAKLASRVRTAGLDVPLPKAEGVGYELLALASRAEADGVDPEAALRAAARAYRDAIKEAEG from the coding sequence GTGAACGCAACCAGCGCAGAACAGGCCCCCGGCCGCATCATCCTGCTCACCACCAGCCACCGCGTGGCGCCCGGACTGCTGTCCTGGTCCGCGTGGCAGACGCTGCACGGCGCCGACCGGGTGCTGTGCGCGGACGGCGCGCACCCGCAGCTGCCGTATCTGGGGGAGGCAGGCATATCGGTGGACGAGGCGTCCCCGACCGCCGAGGAACTGGTCGACATCTGCGCCGGCGGGCGGACGGTGGTGGTCGTCGCCACGGGCGAGGGCGAACCGGCCCTGACGGACGGCCTCGCGCGGCTCGCAGGCTCGGGTCGCTTCCACATGCCCGACCTGGAGCTGCTGCCCGCCTCGTACGACCTGCCGGGCGCCCGCCTCCTCGACCTCGTCCAGGTCATGGACCGGATCCGCGCCGAGTGCCCCTGGTCGTCGCAGCAGACCCACAAGGGCCTGGCGAAGTACGCGATCGAGGAGGCGTACGAACTCGTCGAGGCGATCGAGGACGGCGACGCCGACGAACTGCGCGAGGAGTTGGGGGACGTCCTGCTCCAGGTCGTCTTCCACGCCCGCATCGCCGAGGAGGACACCGACTCCCCCTACTCCATCGACGACGTGGCGGGCGGCATCGTCACCAAGCTCATCCACCGCCACCCGCACGTCTTCGGCGACGAGACGGCGACGACCCCCGAGGAGGTCAAGGAGCACTGGCTGCGCACCAAGGCGGCCGAGAAGCGGCGGAAGTCGGTGACCGACGGCGTCCCCCTCGGCCAGCCCGGCCTCGCCCTCGCGGCGAAGCTGGCCTCGCGCGTGCGCACGGCGGGACTGGACGTGCCGCTGCCGAAGGCCGAGGGCGTGGGCTATGAGCTGCTGGCGCTCGCGTCCCGCGCCGAGGCCGACGGGGTCGACCCGGAGGCGGCGCTGCGGGCGGCGGCGCGGGCTTACCGGGATGCGATCAAGGAGGCGGAGGGCTGA
- a CDS encoding SurA N-terminal domain-containing protein has protein sequence MHRRRRTALLLSAAIVAAAPLLTACGNDAHPGAAAVVGGQRITVSQLENRVSQVREAQRAVVADEAQYEQAIAKTGSLTRDTLHGMVLDRVLHRAAQDAGVTVSRKEIQEMRTSLEEQAGGAKGLETTWLQQYGVPPEHLDENLRLQLEAQKLAERLGTDTSQPAFWQALSEASDKLNVDLNPRYGAWDVEKSSRVDAKTPWVREITATGTQETA, from the coding sequence TTGCACCGCCGCCGTCGCACCGCGCTCCTCCTCTCCGCCGCGATCGTCGCCGCGGCCCCCCTTCTCACCGCATGCGGAAACGATGCGCACCCCGGCGCGGCAGCCGTCGTCGGTGGACAGCGGATCACCGTCTCCCAGCTGGAGAACAGGGTCAGCCAGGTGCGCGAGGCCCAGCGGGCGGTCGTCGCGGACGAGGCACAGTACGAGCAGGCCATCGCCAAGACCGGCAGCCTCACCCGCGACACCCTGCACGGCATGGTCCTCGACCGGGTGCTGCACCGCGCCGCCCAGGACGCGGGCGTGACCGTCTCCCGCAAGGAGATCCAGGAGATGCGGACCTCCCTGGAGGAGCAGGCCGGCGGCGCCAAGGGGCTGGAGACGACCTGGCTCCAGCAGTACGGCGTCCCCCCGGAGCACCTCGACGAGAACCTCCGCCTCCAGCTGGAGGCCCAGAAACTCGCCGAGAGGCTCGGCACCGACACCAGCCAGCCCGCCTTCTGGCAGGCACTGTCCGAGGCCTCCGACAAACTGAACGTCGACCTCAACCCGCGCTACGGCGCCTGGGACGTCGAGAAGAGCAGCCGCGTCGACGCGAAGACCCCGTGGGTACGAGAGATCACGGCGACGGGGACGCAGGAGACGGCGTAA
- a CDS encoding serine/threonine-protein kinase — protein MSTLIGQGGMGQVWTAYDQRLDRRVAVKLLRPDKVAGHEAEELRRRFERECRVTAQVDHPGLVTVHDAGTAGEELFLVMQYVDGVDLAGHLAERNPYPWQWAVAVAAQLCAVLSAVHAVPIVHRDLKPRNVMVKQDGTITVLDLGVAHVMDTDTTRLTHTGTPIGSPAYMAPEQAMGGAVGPYTDLYALGVVLHELLSGDVPFSGSTALGVLHRHLYEPPVPVRRIRPEVPESLETLVLGLLAKDPQHRPASAQEVYEHLALLLPGRGTPTAAPLDPRRPFLRPHAPWPDRARTPAPQPAPVVPPVAEKPDVARAVDEVKRLLGEGRITQAVDILGAILPVAAEQHGEHSPVVRTLRKQYAATLMDDGQYRRALPELRRLADERAAEAGQADPQSLRFRYEAAQCLEQLGEPAAALAEYRTLLPYYENQYVAGDPHLSHDVRRRIGHLLLALGDRGAAHDTLARLVLDVERLHGPGHPLATDIRRTLQWLGQVRG, from the coding sequence CTGTCCACCCTCATCGGGCAGGGCGGCATGGGCCAGGTCTGGACGGCCTACGACCAGCGACTCGACCGGCGCGTGGCGGTGAAGCTGCTGCGGCCCGACAAGGTGGCCGGCCACGAGGCCGAGGAACTGCGCCGCCGCTTCGAGCGCGAGTGCCGGGTGACCGCACAGGTCGACCACCCCGGCCTGGTGACGGTGCATGACGCGGGCACCGCGGGCGAGGAGCTGTTCCTCGTCATGCAGTACGTCGACGGCGTCGACCTCGCCGGTCATCTCGCCGAGCGCAACCCGTACCCGTGGCAGTGGGCCGTCGCGGTCGCCGCGCAGCTGTGCGCCGTGCTGAGCGCCGTGCACGCGGTGCCGATCGTCCACCGAGACCTCAAGCCGCGCAACGTGATGGTGAAGCAGGACGGCACGATCACCGTCCTCGACCTCGGCGTCGCCCACGTCATGGACACCGACACCACCCGCCTCACTCACACCGGCACCCCCATCGGCTCGCCCGCCTACATGGCCCCCGAGCAGGCGATGGGCGGCGCGGTCGGCCCGTACACCGACCTGTACGCACTCGGCGTAGTGCTGCACGAACTCCTCAGCGGCGACGTCCCGTTCTCGGGCTCGACGGCGCTCGGCGTGCTGCACCGGCACCTCTACGAGCCCCCGGTGCCCGTGCGCCGCATCCGCCCCGAAGTCCCCGAATCGCTCGAAACGCTCGTCCTGGGGCTGCTCGCCAAGGACCCGCAGCACCGGCCCGCCTCCGCGCAGGAGGTGTACGAGCACCTAGCGCTGCTCCTGCCCGGGCGCGGGACGCCCACCGCGGCGCCCCTCGACCCCAGACGCCCCTTCCTGCGCCCGCACGCCCCCTGGCCGGACCGCGCCCGCACACCCGCGCCCCAGCCCGCCCCCGTCGTCCCGCCCGTCGCCGAGAAGCCGGACGTCGCCCGCGCCGTGGACGAGGTCAAGCGGCTCCTCGGCGAGGGCCGCATCACCCAGGCCGTCGACATCCTCGGCGCGATCCTGCCCGTCGCCGCCGAACAGCACGGCGAGCACTCCCCGGTCGTGCGCACCCTGCGCAAGCAGTACGCGGCCACGCTCATGGACGACGGCCAGTACCGGCGCGCGCTGCCGGAACTGCGCCGCCTCGCCGACGAACGCGCCGCCGAGGCCGGCCAGGCCGACCCCCAGTCCCTGCGCTTCCGCTACGAGGCCGCCCAGTGCCTCGAACAGCTCGGTGAACCGGCGGCGGCACTCGCGGAGTACCGCACGCTCCTGCCGTACTACGAGAACCAGTACGTCGCCGGCGACCCCCACCTCTCCCACGACGTGCGCCGCCGCATCGGCCACCTCCTCCTCGCCCTCGGCGACCGCGGCGCCGCCCACGACACCCTCGCCCGCCTGGTACTCGACGTGGAGCGCCTGCACGGCCCCGGCCACCCACTCGCCACGGACATCCGCCGGACGCTGCAGTGGCTGGGACAGGTACGCGGGTAG
- a CDS encoding N-acetyltransferase, which translates to MELKVWSLAERPEARQRIAEMPNSWPEFVINDAVGDAHYPRIAAELPEFVLFAEDETGEVVAHAKSVPFALAAEGRGQLPARGWDEVLVWAFGDLRRGVRPDTVSAISITVAPHAQGRGLSGRMLSAMRENARAHGFGEVVAPVRPSAKHLEVRTPIEEYAHRVRPDGLPHDPWLRVHARAGAVIDSIAPASMTVAGSLEQWRGWTGLPFDTAGDIEVPGGLVPVRCEPEQGYAVYVEPNVWMRHVV; encoded by the coding sequence ATGGAGCTGAAGGTATGGAGCCTGGCCGAACGTCCCGAGGCGCGTCAGCGGATCGCCGAAATGCCCAACAGCTGGCCGGAGTTCGTCATCAACGACGCCGTGGGCGACGCCCACTATCCGCGCATCGCTGCCGAACTCCCGGAGTTCGTGCTGTTCGCCGAGGACGAGACGGGCGAGGTCGTGGCGCACGCCAAGAGCGTGCCCTTCGCTCTCGCCGCCGAAGGGCGGGGCCAACTGCCCGCGCGCGGGTGGGACGAAGTGCTGGTGTGGGCCTTCGGTGACCTGCGCCGCGGGGTCCGCCCCGACACGGTCAGCGCCATCTCCATCACCGTCGCCCCGCACGCCCAGGGGCGCGGACTGTCCGGCCGCATGCTGTCGGCGATGCGCGAGAACGCCCGAGCGCACGGCTTCGGCGAGGTCGTCGCCCCGGTCCGCCCCAGCGCCAAGCACCTCGAAGTGCGCACGCCCATCGAGGAGTACGCCCACCGCGTACGCCCCGACGGGCTCCCGCACGACCCCTGGCTGCGCGTCCACGCCCGCGCCGGTGCCGTCATCGACTCCATCGCCCCGGCGTCCATGACCGTCGCCGGCTCGCTGGAGCAGTGGCGCGGCTGGACGGGCCTGCCCTTCGACACCGCCGGTGACATCGAGGTGCCGGGCGGGCTTGTACCGGTGCGGTGCGAACCGGAGCAGGGGTACGCCGTGTATGTCGAGCCCAACGTGTGGATGCGGCACGTGGTGTGA
- a CDS encoding HNH endonuclease family protein, whose product MLGMALLLAGCENVDLPEVDSEPSGANEPSGSGTSPFDNPDGTKPGLAPLTSDADRAEARALIEKVTTKGRGPKTGYERDEFGYAWMDSADGVPLARNGCDTRNDLLQRDGEDVRFRSGSDCVVISMTLHDPYTGTTIEWRKQKATEVQIDHMVPLSYSWQMGAARWSENKREQLANDPLNLIPAQGRANSSKGDSGPASWLPPNKRIRCSYAVRFAQVSLKYEMPVTAPDKEIMLRQCGG is encoded by the coding sequence ATGCTCGGCATGGCACTACTGCTCGCGGGCTGCGAGAACGTCGATCTGCCCGAGGTCGACAGCGAGCCCTCCGGCGCCAACGAACCCTCCGGCTCCGGCACCAGCCCGTTCGACAACCCGGACGGGACGAAACCGGGCCTCGCGCCCCTCACCTCGGACGCCGACCGGGCCGAGGCGCGGGCGCTGATCGAGAAGGTGACGACCAAGGGGCGCGGCCCCAAGACGGGTTACGAGCGCGACGAGTTCGGCTACGCGTGGATGGACTCGGCGGACGGTGTGCCGCTGGCCCGCAACGGCTGCGACACCCGCAACGACCTCCTCCAACGGGACGGCGAGGACGTCCGTTTCCGCTCCGGCTCGGACTGCGTCGTCATCTCCATGACACTGCACGACCCGTACACCGGCACGACCATCGAGTGGCGCAAGCAGAAGGCCACCGAGGTGCAGATCGACCACATGGTGCCGCTCTCCTACAGCTGGCAGATGGGCGCCGCACGCTGGTCCGAGAACAAACGCGAGCAACTGGCGAACGACCCGCTCAACCTGATCCCGGCCCAGGGCCGCGCCAACAGCTCCAAGGGCGACTCCGGCCCGGCGTCCTGGCTCCCCCCGAACAAACGGATCCGCTGCTCCTACGCGGTCCGCTTCGCGCAGGTCTCCCTGAAATACGAGATGCCGGTGACGGCACCCGACAAGGAAATAATGCTGCGCCAGTGCGGAGGCTGA
- a CDS encoding antitoxin has product MGIFEKLRNQVKGDKAKDMSDTAEQKVNEKTGNKYESQVDQAQQRAEGAMGMDRDKPEQP; this is encoded by the coding sequence ATGGGCATCTTCGAGAAGCTCAGGAACCAGGTGAAGGGCGACAAGGCCAAGGACATGTCCGACACCGCGGAACAGAAGGTCAACGAGAAGACGGGCAACAAGTACGAGAGCCAGGTCGACCAGGCGCAGCAGAGGGCCGAGGGCGCCATGGGCATGGATCGCGACAAGCCCGAACAGCCGTAG